The following are from one region of the Acetobacteroides hydrogenigenes genome:
- a CDS encoding DUF5916 domain-containing protein, with product MLVRRSTVFLIMLTFFTATAISREKPIREMSITRIAATPPSIDGKLDDAIWQQGTWEGNFSQYIPNENAKPSQETEFKIFHDDTYIYAAFRCWDTESEKISSILSRRDNADGDLVGLELDSYNDHITAFCFYVNAAGVKWDYTSSDNNGQDANWNPIWWVETSKDTKGWYAEMRIPLSELRFKPAQNSTWGMEAIRWIFRLQERDVWQPMSRSQQGWNANLGTLKWTEKLDSKLPLNITPYVVAQADKFLKDSDDPFRKDGHSYKANIGFDAKLGISNSWTADLTVNPDFGQVDADPSQVNLTAYEIFQQERRPFFVEGRNIFTFGLGVGDGDLGSETLFYTRRIGRRPHHNPDLADDRFIKQPEFTTIIGAAKISGRNPNGLSVGVMEAVTSQEFARIGNRLSEYKIKVEPLTNYGVARISKEMNSANTQFGAIVTSTIRNLDASHLGYLHKSATTGGVNLLQYFDNKKWSLSFSTYFSRVDGSKEAILNTQEAAGHYFQRPDAPHLKIDSSRTSLTGNGGRLILSKESGKLRMMLCGLWKSPRLEVNDLGFVRSVDRLTQIFWAGYRFTKPMGIMRMASLNLNQWAEWTYGGEYQGIGGNINGNISFKNLWSLGLGTNINLKQISTDLLRGGPSVKMDDYANGWAGVSTDESKPFFVEANASLGANISNSSNTFSDWGVSLTYRPTSFLNISIAPGFYSEVNELQYVDRFDVGPARQYVLAKIEQQVFRVSLRVNFSITPNLTLQYWGQPFVATGDYTEFKRADKVMSNRYAERFHVFTPSEIAFNSQRDTYKVNDPNFGSYEFDNPNFTATEFLSNMVLRWEYAPGSTLFVVWSQNRSYSTGLGRTQVGKDVGDLFSTYPYNVFLVKASFRIGR from the coding sequence ATGCTAGTAAGAAGATCTACAGTATTCTTAATAATGCTCACCTTTTTTACTGCGACTGCAATATCTCGCGAAAAGCCTATTCGCGAAATGTCTATTACGCGCATTGCAGCAACCCCTCCTTCGATTGACGGCAAGTTGGATGATGCCATTTGGCAGCAGGGGACGTGGGAGGGTAACTTCTCGCAGTATATTCCTAACGAGAATGCAAAACCTTCTCAGGAAACGGAGTTTAAAATTTTTCATGATGATACCTACATATATGCTGCGTTTCGTTGCTGGGATACCGAATCCGAAAAAATTTCATCAATACTTTCGAGGAGGGATAATGCAGATGGCGATCTTGTTGGTTTAGAGTTAGACAGCTACAACGATCATATAACGGCCTTTTGCTTTTATGTGAATGCCGCAGGGGTTAAGTGGGACTATACCTCGTCGGATAATAACGGGCAAGATGCGAACTGGAATCCTATTTGGTGGGTAGAAACGTCGAAAGACACTAAAGGGTGGTATGCCGAGATGCGCATTCCGCTTTCGGAGCTTCGCTTTAAGCCTGCACAAAACTCAACCTGGGGCATGGAGGCTATTCGTTGGATATTTAGGCTGCAAGAGCGCGATGTTTGGCAGCCAATGAGCCGTAGCCAGCAGGGATGGAATGCTAATTTAGGAACCCTAAAGTGGACAGAAAAACTGGACTCTAAGCTACCTCTTAATATAACTCCCTATGTTGTTGCACAAGCCGATAAATTTCTAAAGGATTCGGATGATCCATTCCGAAAAGATGGTCATAGCTATAAGGCAAACATTGGGTTCGATGCCAAATTAGGAATAAGCAACAGCTGGACGGCTGACTTAACCGTTAATCCTGATTTTGGACAAGTTGATGCAGATCCTTCACAGGTTAACCTTACTGCTTACGAGATATTTCAGCAGGAGCGCCGTCCATTCTTTGTTGAGGGACGGAATATTTTCACCTTTGGGCTTGGCGTAGGCGATGGGGATTTGGGTAGCGAAACCTTGTTCTATACCCGTCGTATTGGACGTCGTCCGCATCATAATCCAGATTTAGCAGATGATCGGTTTATCAAGCAACCTGAGTTTACAACAATAATTGGTGCAGCAAAAATTTCGGGACGCAACCCTAATGGGCTTTCGGTGGGTGTTATGGAGGCCGTTACTTCGCAAGAATTTGCGCGTATTGGCAATCGGCTATCCGAGTACAAAATAAAGGTAGAGCCGCTAACAAACTATGGGGTTGCCCGTATCTCGAAGGAGATGAACAGCGCAAATACCCAATTCGGAGCCATTGTCACATCTACAATTCGTAATCTGGATGCCAGCCATCTCGGTTATCTGCATAAGAGCGCCACTACTGGCGGCGTAAACCTGCTTCAGTACTTCGACAATAAGAAATGGTCGCTTAGCTTTAGCACCTACTTTAGCAGGGTAGATGGCTCGAAAGAGGCAATTCTCAACACGCAGGAGGCTGCCGGCCACTACTTTCAACGCCCCGATGCTCCTCATCTAAAGATCGACTCTTCGCGTACATCCCTAACGGGTAATGGGGGGCGGCTTATCCTTTCGAAGGAGTCGGGGAAGCTTAGAATGATGCTTTGTGGTTTATGGAAATCTCCTCGGCTCGAGGTAAACGACTTAGGCTTCGTTCGAAGCGTAGATAGGCTTACTCAAATATTCTGGGCGGGTTATCGGTTTACCAAACCCATGGGGATAATGCGTATGGCGAGCTTAAACCTAAACCAATGGGCCGAATGGACGTATGGAGGAGAATACCAAGGAATAGGAGGAAACATTAATGGCAATATCTCTTTTAAAAATCTGTGGTCGTTGGGGCTTGGCACAAACATCAACCTAAAGCAGATATCCACCGATCTTCTTCGCGGAGGGCCTTCGGTAAAGATGGATGACTACGCAAATGGATGGGCTGGTGTTAGCACCGATGAGAGCAAACCTTTTTTTGTTGAAGCTAATGCTTCTCTTGGAGCAAATATATCCAACTCGAGTAACACCTTTTCCGATTGGGGTGTGTCTTTAACCTATAGGCCGACATCGTTTCTGAATATTTCGATAGCTCCAGGATTTTATAGCGAGGTTAACGAGCTACAATATGTAGATAGGTTTGATGTTGGTCCTGCTCGGCAGTATGTGTTGGCTAAAATTGAGCAGCAAGTCTTTAGAGTGTCGTTAAGGGTGAACTTTAGTATTACCCCAAACCTTACATTGCAGTATTGGGGGCAGCCATTTGTAGCAACAGGCGATTACACAGAGTTCAAAAGAGCCGATAAGGTTATGAGCAACCGTTATGCTGAGCGATTCCATGTTTTTACCCCTAGCGAGATTGCTTTCAATTCTCAAAGAGATACGTATAAGGTTAACGACCCTAATTTTGGAAGCTACGAGTTCGACAATCCAAACTTTACCGCAACAGAATTCCTTTCGAACATGGTGTTACGTTGGGAGTATGCGCCTGGAAGTACCTTGTTTGTGGTTTGGTCGCAGAACAGAAGCTACAGCACCGGACTGGGGCGCACTCAGGTAGGAAAGGATGTCGGTGACCTCTTTTCGACATATCCGTACAACGTATTTCTTGTTAAAGCCTCATTTAGAATAGGGCGATAG
- the secG gene encoding preprotein translocase subunit SecG, protein MYILFSLIIIAAILLILAVLVQNSKGGGLAANFSGANQIVGVRQTADFIEKFTWGLAIAIVVLSLAVNIVVNSNKGAESTGLEKKITSQPAAGVPAFPSSGALKQQPAPAQQQPAAEPAKEQPAKK, encoded by the coding sequence ATGTATATCCTTTTTTCGCTGATTATTATTGCGGCAATTTTGTTGATACTTGCAGTATTAGTTCAAAACTCTAAGGGTGGAGGATTGGCTGCAAATTTCTCTGGTGCAAATCAAATTGTAGGTGTAAGACAAACTGCTGATTTTATTGAGAAGTTTACTTGGGGGCTTGCTATTGCTATTGTAGTTCTTAGCCTCGCTGTAAATATAGTTGTTAACAGCAACAAGGGTGCCGAGTCAACAGGCCTTGAGAAAAAAATCACAAGCCAACCTGCTGCCGGAGTTCCTGCTTTCCCATCATCGGGTGCGCTTAAGCAGCAGCCAGCACCTGCTCAACAGCAGCCAGCTGCTGAACCTGCAAAAGAACAACCAGCAAAGAAATAG
- a CDS encoding co-chaperone GroES, which produces MIKPLADRVVVEPAATEQVTASGIYIPDTAKEKPQKGKVLAAGPGTKDVTMEVKVGDTVLYGKYAGTEVSIDGVDYIIMRQSDILGIL; this is translated from the coding sequence ATGATCAAACCATTAGCTGATAGAGTAGTTGTGGAGCCTGCCGCAACCGAACAGGTAACTGCAAGTGGTATCTACATTCCTGACACTGCAAAGGAAAAGCCACAAAAAGGTAAGGTACTTGCTGCTGGTCCAGGCACTAAGGATGTTACCATGGAGGTAAAGGTTGGCGACACCGTTCTCTACGGAAAGTATGCAGGAACCGAGGTCTCAATTGATGGCGTTGACTACATCATTATGCGTCAGTCTGACATTCTTGGAATTCTCTAA
- a CDS encoding SufE family protein — protein sequence MTVQEVEDQIVEEFSIFDDWMDRYNYLIELSKDLPLIEEKEKNEQNVIKGCQSRVWVNAEYQNGKIHFTADSDAIITKGIIALLIRVLSDRTPQEILDNELTFIDKIGLKENLSPTRANGLLAMIKQMKLYALAYKTKGE from the coding sequence ATGACAGTACAAGAAGTGGAAGATCAAATTGTCGAAGAGTTTAGCATCTTCGACGACTGGATGGATCGCTACAACTACCTAATAGAGCTCAGCAAGGACTTGCCGCTCATCGAAGAAAAAGAAAAAAACGAGCAAAACGTAATTAAAGGCTGCCAGTCTCGTGTTTGGGTTAACGCCGAGTACCAAAACGGTAAGATCCACTTTACTGCCGATAGTGATGCCATTATCACAAAGGGCATCATTGCGTTGCTCATCCGAGTGCTCTCCGACCGTACACCTCAAGAAATTCTCGATAACGAGCTAACTTTTATCGATAAAATTGGTTTAAAGGAAAACCTATCGCCAACACGGGCTAATGGCCTACTAGCTATGATAAAGCAAATGAAGCTTTACGCTTTAGCTTACAAAACCAAAGGCGAGTAA
- a CDS encoding iron-sulfur cluster assembly protein: protein MDAQRILEVEKGIVEQLKTVFDPEIPVNVYDLGLIYEIDVEPDGYTTIRMTLTAPNCPMAEAVIQDVNDKTRMASGVTDVTVILTFDPPWDKNMMSEEAMLELGLL, encoded by the coding sequence ATGGACGCCCAACGCATACTAGAAGTAGAGAAAGGAATTGTAGAGCAGCTAAAAACGGTATTCGACCCCGAGATCCCGGTTAACGTATACGATCTTGGCCTTATCTACGAAATAGATGTAGAGCCAGATGGCTACACCACAATACGCATGACCCTTACTGCGCCAAATTGCCCTATGGCTGAGGCCGTAATACAAGATGTAAACGATAAGACCCGCATGGCATCGGGCGTTACCGATGTTACGGTAATTCTTACCTTCGATCCGCCATGGGATAAGAACATGATGTCGGAAGAAGCAATGTTAGAACTTGGCTTACTATAA
- a CDS encoding hemerythrin domain-containing protein, with product MIAKTTKLADVIDLNHHLLSVIHKAGITLGFGDATVEEVATKHGLNPDFVVAILNAYNDATYLPEQHLWSFSVVEIVDYLRRSHKVYLVEQLPELALLFEKYASESTSTPYRGLLRNFFAEYSTEMEKHFATEDEYMFPYALAVESAHKGDDISEEMSRQFKEYTIHDFITEHNNIEEKLADLKNLIVRHIPQAEDSVLAFQILERLFHLNSDLNDHSRIEELVLIPKVVRLESELKS from the coding sequence ATGATTGCAAAAACAACAAAATTGGCAGATGTGATAGACCTAAATCACCATTTGCTTTCTGTAATTCATAAGGCAGGAATAACCCTTGGCTTTGGCGATGCTACGGTGGAAGAAGTAGCTACAAAACATGGGCTTAATCCAGATTTTGTGGTGGCAATACTTAATGCCTACAACGATGCTACTTACTTGCCAGAGCAGCATTTGTGGTCTTTTTCGGTAGTCGAAATTGTTGATTATCTCCGTCGTTCGCATAAAGTTTACCTTGTGGAGCAGTTACCCGAATTAGCATTGCTCTTTGAAAAGTACGCTTCCGAATCTACATCAACACCGTATAGAGGCCTTTTGCGGAACTTCTTTGCGGAATATAGTACCGAAATGGAGAAGCATTTTGCAACCGAAGATGAGTATATGTTTCCCTATGCGCTTGCCGTAGAAAGCGCTCATAAGGGGGATGATATCTCGGAAGAGATGTCTCGACAGTTTAAGGAATATACTATTCACGATTTTATTACCGAGCATAATAACATAGAAGAAAAGTTAGCCGATCTTAAAAATTTGATTGTACGTCACATTCCTCAAGCGGAAGATAGCGTGCTTGCCTTTCAAATCCTCGAACGCCTTTTTCATCTAAATAGTGATCTTAACGATCATTCTCGTATAGAAGAGCTTGTGCTCATTCCTAAGGTGGTTAGGCTCGAATCGGAATTAAAGAGTTAG
- a CDS encoding LptE family protein — MKLKKLIRAFAFVATVSLFSSCTMKYSFSGASISPDSKTFSVGYFQNLAPLVVPSLSNSFTEALKERFLNQTRLDYVRSNGDLAFEGQIVGYSIDPVAITGNDRASQNRLTITVRVKFTNKQNPELSFDYKEFKQFKDFPSNVSVASVQNELIKDVTTMLIDAIFNASVANW, encoded by the coding sequence ATGAAGTTGAAAAAGCTCATTAGGGCATTCGCATTTGTAGCTACCGTATCGCTTTTCTCGTCGTGTACCATGAAGTACTCATTCTCGGGAGCATCCATTTCTCCCGATTCGAAAACTTTTTCGGTGGGATACTTCCAGAATCTGGCCCCTTTGGTTGTACCTAGCCTGAGCAATAGCTTTACAGAAGCACTAAAGGAACGGTTTCTAAACCAAACTAGGCTCGACTATGTTCGTAGTAATGGCGACTTGGCCTTCGAGGGGCAAATCGTAGGGTACTCCATCGATCCTGTTGCAATTACAGGGAACGATAGAGCCAGCCAAAACCGCCTTACAATTACCGTAAGGGTTAAGTTTACTAACAAACAGAATCCCGAACTTAGCTTCGATTATAAGGAGTTTAAACAGTTCAAAGATTTTCCGAGCAACGTTAGCGTGGCAAGTGTTCAGAATGAACTTATTAAAGATGTAACAACTATGCTTATTGATGCTATCTTTAATGCTTCGGTAGCAAACTGGTAA
- a CDS encoding sigma-54 interaction domain-containing protein, producing MDIAKIKQRFGIIGNSPMLERAIDIAKQVAFTDLSVLIVGESGVGKEIFPQVIHQLSSRKHAQYVAVNCGAIPEGTIDSELFGHEKGSFTGAHETRKGYFEVADGGTIFLDEVGELPLSTQVRLLRVLETGEFMKVGSSKAQKTDVRVIAATNVNLPQAIQNGKFREDLYYRLNTVPISIPPLRDRKGDISLLFRKFAADFAEKYRMPAIALTPEAKQLLESYRWPGNIRQLKNVTEQISVIEEERTIDVDKLMLYIPHVEDKTLPALYVGDKESGERSYASDREILYKILFDMRDDMNALKKRVEELSRNALYNPDEIEGQVVYPHRSVPQFQGYTPIHTPLHAKIDNIDADSDVDEFEDVSHLDVSHEIQEESLSLADKEKELIIKAVTKYGGKRKDAANELGISERTLYRKIKEYNLNI from the coding sequence ATGGATATTGCAAAAATTAAGCAACGATTTGGAATTATAGGTAACTCTCCAATGCTGGAGCGAGCTATCGATATAGCTAAGCAGGTTGCCTTTACTGATTTGTCGGTGCTAATAGTTGGCGAAAGCGGTGTAGGTAAGGAGATTTTTCCACAGGTTATTCACCAGCTCAGCTCGCGCAAGCATGCCCAATACGTAGCGGTTAACTGCGGGGCTATTCCCGAAGGTACAATCGACTCGGAACTTTTTGGGCATGAAAAGGGTTCGTTTACGGGGGCGCACGAAACCCGTAAGGGCTACTTCGAGGTGGCCGATGGGGGCACCATCTTCCTCGATGAGGTGGGAGAACTTCCTCTGTCAACACAGGTTCGCCTGTTGCGCGTACTCGAAACCGGCGAGTTTATGAAGGTGGGGTCGTCTAAGGCACAGAAAACGGATGTGCGCGTAATTGCAGCAACCAACGTAAATCTTCCCCAGGCCATTCAGAATGGCAAGTTTCGTGAAGATCTTTACTATCGACTAAATACGGTACCTATTAGCATACCGCCGTTGCGCGATCGTAAGGGGGATATCTCGTTGCTCTTCCGTAAGTTTGCAGCCGACTTTGCCGAAAAGTACCGCATGCCCGCAATTGCGCTAACCCCCGAAGCAAAGCAGCTGCTCGAATCGTACCGATGGCCGGGCAATATTCGTCAGCTCAAAAATGTTACCGAGCAGATATCGGTTATCGAAGAAGAGCGGACAATTGATGTCGATAAGCTGATGCTGTACATCCCACATGTGGAGGATAAAACGCTTCCTGCGCTTTACGTTGGAGATAAGGAGAGCGGAGAGCGATCGTATGCCAGCGATAGGGAAATTCTTTACAAGATACTTTTCGACATGCGCGATGACATGAATGCGCTTAAGAAGCGTGTTGAGGAGCTATCGCGTAATGCGCTTTATAATCCCGACGAAATCGAAGGCCAAGTTGTGTACCCTCATCGTAGCGTACCGCAATTTCAAGGCTACACGCCGATACATACGCCTCTGCATGCGAAAATCGACAATATAGATGCCGATAGCGATGTTGATGAATTTGAAGATGTGTCGCATCTCGATGTATCCCACGAAATTCAGGAAGAGTCGCTATCTTTGGCCGATAAGGAAAAGGAGCTCATCATAAAAGCAGTAACCAAGTATGGAGGTAAGCGTAAAGATGCAGCTAATGAGTTGGGTATCTCGGAAAGAACCCTTTACCGAAAAATAAAAGAGTATAACCTGAATATTTAG
- a CDS encoding alkaline phosphatase family protein has protein sequence MRKIILSTLGLLFAVGLFAQEQYVVLVSMDGFRWDYSQMYHTPNLDKMAREGVSAKSLVPCFPSKTFPNHYSMATGLYPDHHGIVNNSFYAPEFNESFSLSNLKAKYDPKFYGGEPIWNTAERQGVKAASFFWVGSEIPINGRQPSIWKPYDGAVPFSDRVDSVVSWLKRPVLDRPRLVLLYFHEPDKVSHNNGPMCKETKVVVEELDSLIGVLRAKLNALPHAEKVSLIVVSDHGMAPISIDRVVELGKRIKPEWVDQVQADNPAMNIKAKTHFFDSVYNALTCTPHIKVWKSKEMPERLNYGKNPRTLDFTVVADSLWSITWRLRSIKAEDYSKGTHGYDPEYKAMHGIFYACGPMFKSGTLTRSFENLNVYNIVCRVLGITPSHNDGDPKVLDWIFGDPSKK, from the coding sequence ATGAGAAAAATTATACTCTCTACCCTTGGATTGCTATTTGCTGTTGGCTTGTTTGCGCAGGAGCAGTATGTGGTATTGGTTTCGATGGATGGTTTTCGATGGGATTATTCTCAAATGTACCACACGCCCAATCTTGATAAAATGGCAAGGGAAGGGGTAAGCGCAAAATCGCTTGTGCCATGTTTTCCTTCAAAGACATTTCCAAATCACTACAGTATGGCTACAGGGCTTTATCCCGACCATCATGGAATAGTGAATAACTCTTTTTACGCACCAGAATTCAATGAATCGTTTTCGTTGAGCAACCTAAAAGCGAAGTACGATCCAAAGTTCTATGGAGGAGAACCTATTTGGAATACTGCTGAAAGGCAAGGCGTAAAAGCAGCCTCTTTCTTTTGGGTTGGAAGCGAAATTCCCATAAATGGGAGGCAACCATCAATTTGGAAGCCTTACGATGGTGCTGTTCCTTTTTCGGATAGGGTTGATAGTGTTGTTAGCTGGCTAAAGCGTCCTGTATTGGATCGGCCTCGTCTTGTTTTGCTATACTTTCATGAGCCCGATAAGGTGAGCCATAATAATGGACCTATGTGCAAGGAGACTAAGGTAGTGGTAGAAGAGCTTGATAGCCTTATTGGTGTTCTTCGCGCTAAATTGAATGCGCTTCCGCATGCCGAAAAAGTAAGTTTGATTGTTGTCTCAGATCATGGAATGGCCCCGATCTCTATAGATAGAGTTGTTGAACTTGGTAAGCGCATTAAACCGGAGTGGGTTGATCAGGTTCAGGCGGATAATCCGGCTATGAATATTAAAGCGAAAACTCATTTTTTTGATTCAGTGTATAATGCGCTAACTTGTACCCCGCACATTAAGGTTTGGAAGAGTAAGGAAATGCCCGAGCGTCTTAACTATGGGAAAAATCCACGTACACTTGACTTTACGGTGGTGGCCGATAGCCTTTGGAGCATTACGTGGCGGCTTAGGTCTATCAAAGCGGAGGACTACTCTAAGGGAACGCATGGCTATGACCCGGAGTATAAGGCCATGCATGGAATATTCTATGCGTGTGGTCCGATGTTTAAAAGTGGAACCTTAACTAGGTCGTTTGAAAATCTTAATGTTTACAATATTGTATGCCGGGTACTTGGAATTACACCTTCCCACAACGATGGAGATCCGAAAGTGCTCGATTGGATATTCGGCGATCCATCAAAAAAATAA
- the groL gene encoding chaperonin GroEL (60 kDa chaperone family; promotes refolding of misfolded polypeptides especially under stressful conditions; forms two stacked rings of heptamers to form a barrel-shaped 14mer; ends can be capped by GroES; misfolded proteins enter the barrel where they are refolded when GroES binds), whose product MAKDIKFNIEARDQLKAGVDKLANAVKVTLGPKGRNVVIDKKFGSPQVTKDGVTVAKEIELSDAFENMGAQMVKEVASKTADMAGDGTTTATVLAQSIISVGLKNVTAGANPMDLKRGIDKAVAAVVANLRAQSVEVGDNIKKIEEVATISANNDNTIGALIAEAMSKVKKEGVITVEEAKGTDTTVEVVEGMQFDRGYISPYFITDSEKMEVALENPYILLTDKKISTMKDLLPVLEPVAQQGRALVIIAEDVDGEALATLVVNKLRGALKIAAVKAPGFGDRRKEMLEDIAILTGGTVISEEKGLRLDGATLDMLGRAEKVSINKENTTVVNGAGAKEAIDNRVAAIRKQIEISTSDYDKEKLQERLAKLAGGVAVLYVGAASEVEMKEKKDRVDDALSATRAAVEEGVVPGGGIAYIRTIAGLEDLKGDNEDETIGIQIVKRAIEEPLRQIVENAGGEGSVIVQKVKEGTGDFGYNARLDRYENLFEAGVIDPTKVSRVALENAASVAGMFLTTECVLAEKKEENPAPMMNPGMGGMGGMM is encoded by the coding sequence ATGGCAAAAGATATCAAATTCAACATCGAAGCTCGTGATCAGCTCAAGGCTGGTGTAGATAAGTTGGCAAATGCAGTAAAGGTAACCCTTGGCCCTAAAGGACGTAATGTGGTAATCGATAAGAAGTTTGGATCGCCACAAGTAACTAAGGATGGTGTAACCGTTGCCAAAGAAATCGAACTCTCTGACGCATTCGAAAATATGGGTGCTCAAATGGTAAAGGAGGTTGCATCAAAAACTGCCGATATGGCTGGTGATGGAACAACTACAGCTACCGTTCTTGCACAATCAATTATCTCTGTTGGTCTTAAGAACGTTACAGCCGGTGCAAATCCTATGGATTTGAAGCGTGGTATCGACAAGGCTGTTGCAGCTGTTGTTGCAAACCTTAGAGCACAAAGCGTTGAGGTTGGCGATAACATCAAAAAGATTGAAGAAGTTGCAACCATCTCTGCTAACAACGACAATACCATTGGTGCTCTTATTGCTGAGGCTATGAGCAAGGTGAAGAAGGAAGGGGTTATTACCGTAGAAGAGGCAAAGGGAACCGATACAACCGTTGAGGTTGTAGAAGGTATGCAGTTCGATCGCGGCTACATCTCTCCATATTTCATTACCGACTCTGAAAAGATGGAAGTTGCGCTAGAGAATCCATACATTCTTCTAACCGACAAGAAGATTTCGACCATGAAGGATCTTCTTCCTGTTCTTGAGCCTGTTGCTCAGCAAGGACGCGCTCTTGTTATCATTGCAGAAGATGTAGATGGTGAAGCTCTTGCAACTCTAGTTGTAAATAAGCTTCGTGGTGCGCTTAAGATTGCTGCCGTTAAGGCTCCAGGCTTTGGCGACCGTCGTAAGGAAATGCTTGAAGATATTGCTATCCTAACAGGAGGTACTGTGATTTCTGAAGAAAAGGGTCTTCGTCTTGATGGAGCAACCCTTGATATGCTCGGACGTGCAGAAAAAGTGTCTATCAACAAGGAAAACACTACTGTTGTAAACGGTGCTGGTGCGAAAGAAGCCATCGACAACCGCGTTGCTGCTATCCGCAAGCAAATCGAGATTTCAACTTCAGACTATGATAAGGAAAAGCTTCAAGAACGTCTTGCTAAGCTTGCCGGTGGTGTTGCCGTACTTTACGTAGGTGCTGCATCGGAAGTAGAAATGAAGGAGAAGAAAGACCGTGTTGACGATGCTCTAAGCGCCACCCGTGCTGCTGTAGAGGAAGGCGTTGTTCCTGGTGGTGGTATTGCCTACATTCGTACTATTGCTGGTCTCGAAGATCTTAAGGGCGATAACGAGGACGAAACCATCGGTATCCAAATCGTTAAGCGTGCTATCGAGGAGCCACTTCGTCAAATTGTCGAAAATGCAGGTGGTGAAGGTAGCGTAATCGTTCAAAAGGTTAAGGAAGGTACTGGCGACTTTGGCTACAACGCTCGTTTAGATCGTTACGAAAACCTTTTCGAAGCAGGCGTTATCGACCCAACCAAGGTATCTCGCGTTGCCCTCGAAAATGCTGCTTCGGTTGCGGGTATGTTCCTAACTACCGAGTGTGTACTTGCCGAGAAGAAAGAAGAAAATCCTGCCCCAATGATGAACCCAGGAATGGGTGGCATGGGCGGAATGATGTAG
- a CDS encoding response regulator transcription factor has translation MSLSVGIQVNPELIQLGLKAVIGEIDTNIKVVLISDADSLLLSTNMGDFDLLIFDISTYRKLVQNCGLLKMGLCNKPYLVCGEADTEEKSLPSGVVFCSLRWSLSQIKERVLQLIYSQKEQLGDDGSEEITSRERDIIRDIALGLSSKEIADKNFISPHTVITHRKNISRKLGIKSISGLTIYAIVNKLISIEDVKNMEL, from the coding sequence ATGAGTTTATCAGTTGGAATACAGGTAAATCCGGAATTAATACAGTTGGGCTTAAAAGCGGTCATCGGCGAAATAGACACCAACATAAAGGTGGTACTAATTTCTGACGCTGATAGCCTGTTGCTATCTACCAATATGGGGGATTTTGATTTGCTTATTTTTGACATATCAACTTACAGGAAACTTGTTCAGAATTGTGGTTTATTGAAAATGGGCTTGTGTAATAAACCCTATTTGGTTTGTGGAGAAGCGGATACGGAAGAAAAGAGCCTTCCTTCTGGAGTTGTTTTTTGCTCTTTGAGATGGTCTTTAAGCCAAATAAAGGAGAGGGTGTTGCAGCTTATCTACTCTCAAAAAGAGCAACTTGGGGATGATGGCTCGGAAGAGATAACTAGTCGTGAACGCGACATTATTCGTGATATTGCCTTGGGGCTTTCCAGTAAGGAGATTGCTGATAAGAATTTTATTTCGCCACATACGGTTATTACTCATAGAAAGAATATTTCGCGAAAGCTTGGCATTAAGTCGATTTCGGGACTAACTATTTATGCAATTGTAAACAAGCTGATTAGTATAGAGGATGTAAAGAATATGGAGCTGTAG